The following is a genomic window from Pseudomonadota bacterium.
TCCCCCTGGGGTATTTCGCAGGTTTCCCTTAATGCCCTGTAAATCTCCATGGAGGTTGCCTGATCACGGTTGGCTACCATAGAAAGTATCTGGGCTTTCTCCCTCTTTCGTGCGAGATTGATATAGTTCTCTATTTCCCACGGAGTAAGGAAATTGGCCACGTACGCGTCCGTAAGGGCATCCACATATTCCTGGAGGTTTTCTTCGGTCCCTTCTTCCGTGTCGTCCGCTTTCAGGCCCTCAATTGCGAGGTCATGGAGTCTCTCCCTGGTAATGATTCCCCGTTGTTCAAGGGCCTCAATGAAAGCGTTGTTGATCAACCCGGAAATGTGAGGGAATTGTCCCTTTTTCCTGGTCAGGAGGTGAATCTTGAATATATTCCAGGGACCATTCATACCAGCGGCTTTCTCAAAGCACAGGATGGGCAAGAACCTGTTTCTTTCCCCATGCTCTATTTTATACCCAGCCCCTAAGCTTGCATGCTTCTGCTACCCGTGCCACAGCCACATAGTAGGCTGCTTTTCTCATATTGACCTTCTCCTTTGTGTACATCTCATAAACCGCGTGAAAGGCTTTGGTCATCTTTTCATCAAGTCTTTTCTGGACCTCATCAAGGGTCCAGTAAAAGTTAGAGGTATTCTGGACCTGTTCGAAATATGAGACCGTTACACCGCCCGCATTAGCCAGAAAATCCGGGAGTACAAAGACATTGTTCTGAAAGAGAATCTCGTCCGCTTCAGGAGTCGTCGGCCCATTTGCAAGCTCGCAGGAAATCTTGCAGCGGAGTTTCCCGGCATTCGAAACGGTAATACAATTCTCAAGCGCTGCAGGGAACAGCACCGTCACATCCAGTTCCAGAAGCTCTTCGTTGCTGATGGCATCTGCCCCCGGAAATCCCTGCAGGCTTCCCGTCTTAAGTTTGTAATCGACAACATTCACCGGGTCCAGTCCGTTTTTGTTATAAATGCCTCCCTTTGAGTCCGAAGCTGCTACAAGGTTGAGTCCCAGTATCGAGTTGCCCAGCAATGCTGCATACTGACCGGCGTTGCCGAAGCCCTGGACTGCCATCGGTTTCCCGTTAAGATCAATTCCCAGGATCTTCGCTGCCTCGCGGGTTATATAAATTCCGCCACGCGCCGTGGCATCGGTTCTTCCTTCGGATCCTCCGAGACTGAGGGGTTTTCCCGTAATGCATCCCGGATGGTGTTCTCCGGCTATCGTCTCGTATTCATCCATCATCCATGCCATGATCTGCGGATTCGTATAGACATCCGGCGCGGGAACATCTTTGGAGACCGATATGGTGCTTGCCACGGTGCGCATATAGCCCCGTGCGAGACGCTGTTTTTCAGTGTTAGACAGCTCCTTCGGATTACAGGTCACTCCACCCTTTCCGCCGCCGAGCGGGATGTCCACAACAGACGTCTTCCAGGTCATCCATGCTGCGAGGGCCCGGACCGTATCAATCGTTTCATCGGGATGCCACCTCAATCCACCTTTTGACGGCCCGCGAGCGAAGTTGTATTGAACCCGATAGCCGTGAAATATCCTGGTAGATCCGTCATCCATTTGAACAGGAAACGTGCAAACCAGTTCCCGCTGAGGCCACCTGAGCAGTTCATGGGTGGCCGAATCAAGACCCAACTTCTTCGCAGCGTCATCGAGCTGCTGCTGTGCAATCGTAAAAGGATTTAATTTTGGCATAAACACCTCCCTCGGTTGGTAGGTCAGATTTAGACTAAACCGCAAGCATGGATCTTATTGCTTCCGTTTGATGGATCCTGGCGCCCCTTTGAAGTAATGCTGCAAGAAATTTTTCCGGATCGATGCAGCCTTCAGGGGCTACCACACCCTTTACAGTAACTTCACCGGCATCCATCATGAGAGCGGCGATTGAGGCGGGAAGTCCTGTTCCCGGCGCCATCCTGCCTACTATATCGGCTGTATATGTCACTTGTTTTCCTTTTCTCTCCCCTTTTACGATCACTTTTAAACCGGAAGCAGCAGGTCCGTTATCTCTATCCTTGGGAATTGTCTCCCATTGTTTTAAAGTCAGATCATAGGGCACCACCTTTGTCCCCTTGACCTCTATCGGTTCCGTACTGAGAAAACCTGTTTCTTTTTGCTCTTTAATCAGCTCATCCACCCATGCCGGTATGAGTGCACCTTTGATAACTACCTTCTTTACCCCCTCGATGTAGCGGGGTATTGTGATTGGCTGAGGATGACCCACATAGCGGACAACACATGTGCCGAGAGGTTCAAGAAATTGAGCCGTCTCCTCACCGGTGCCACCCTCTACGTATTCCAGTTTGCCATCGAGATACTGGGGAATCCTGCCTGTAACCATATGAAGGCTGTGATCCCAGGCTGCACCCGCAAGCTCGGCGATACTTACAACCCAGAACAGGTGTATCTCATCAACACGATCCAGTTGATTTGCATACCACTTGACTAATACATTGTTTGTTCCCGGATCCGATCCCATTCCTGTCAGCACAGTTATTCCTGCTTCTTTTGCAGCTTTATCAATGTCAGTAGAAGAAAAAAGGATTGGAACAGCCTCATAGTCATCGCAAATATCTATATAGTTAACCTTTGCTTCAACGGCTGCCCTCGCTACAGCTACAGCCGTTTTATAGAATGGCCCTGCGCAGTTGATAACAACGTCAACATCCCTGATTGCGCTGACCATGCCGT
Proteins encoded in this region:
- a CDS encoding Glu/Leu/Phe/Val dehydrogenase, which encodes MPKLNPFTIAQQQLDDAAKKLGLDSATHELLRWPQRELVCTFPVQMDDGSTRIFHGYRVQYNFARGPSKGGLRWHPDETIDTVRALAAWMTWKTSVVDIPLGGGKGGVTCNPKELSNTEKQRLARGYMRTVASTISVSKDVPAPDVYTNPQIMAWMMDEYETIAGEHHPGCITGKPLSLGGSEGRTDATARGGIYITREAAKILGIDLNGKPMAVQGFGNAGQYAALLGNSILGLNLVAASDSKGGIYNKNGLDPVNVVDYKLKTGSLQGFPGADAISNEELLELDVTVLFPAALENCITVSNAGKLRCKISCELANGPTTPEADEILFQNNVFVLPDFLANAGGVTVSYFEQVQNTSNFYWTLDEVQKRLDEKMTKAFHAVYEMYTKEKVNMRKAAYYVAVARVAEACKLRGWV
- a CDS encoding saccharopine dehydrogenase NADP-binding domain-containing protein, with the protein product MRALVVGGTGGMGQGVARDLIKQERIKKVILGDINTDPGRVQDKLRASEKVSLIRIDVNDHNGMVSAIRDVDVVINCAGPFYKTAVAVARAAVEAKVNYIDICDDYEAVPILFSSTDIDKAAKEAGITVLTGMGSDPGTNNVLVKWYANQLDRVDEIHLFWVVSIAELAGAAWDHSLHMVTGRIPQYLDGKLEYVEGGTGEETAQFLEPLGTCVVRYVGHPQPITIPRYIEGVKKVVIKGALIPAWVDELIKEQKETGFLSTEPIEVKGTKVVPYDLTLKQWETIPKDRDNGPAASGLKVIVKGERKGKQVTYTADIVGRMAPGTGLPASIAALMMDAGEVTVKGVVAPEGCIDPEKFLAALLQRGARIHQTEAIRSMLAV